The Wolbachia endosymbiont of Drosophila innubila region CAAAAAAGCCAATAGGAGCGATATGCATATCTCCAGCCATCATTGTTTCAATTTTAAGTAGCAAGATAGGTAAAGAAGAAAGTAAGGTTAAGGTAACTATAGGAGATGACAGAGAACAGTTGATAGAAAGGCTTGGCGGCGAGCACATAAAATGCGATACAGAGTTATCAATAGAAGACGAAGAACATAATGTATTTTCCTGTTCTGCTTATATGCGTAGCGACGAAAGTACATACTCTGTATATCAAGGGATAAAGCATATGATTGACAGCATGGTAAAAAAGATTAAAAAAAAAACTAAACAGCCATTCCTATAAGGTGTACTAAATAAGACTTCTCTATTAATCACACAATTAACTGTTGAATTTTACATTTCTAGCTGTATTATGGCTACGTAGCTAAAGTAACTTAGGTTTATCGACGCTTTACTACTTGTTAGCGGTGTGGTGTAGTGGCCATATATGTTTAGTTCTTTTTTTTAAGGTATTTTGTATGTCAGATCTTTTCTATATTGAAACTACGTGTTGTGTGGACGGTCAGTGTGATGTCTATACAGGGGAAGTGAGTTTTAATGATGTCATGTTAGGCAAGTTCAGTCTAAATTCGTGCAGCGGGAAAGAAGCTATGATAAATCTAGACATTATTACATTCGATATTAATATCGCTATTGATGGTCAAAATGGAAAGACAATAAAAAAAGACCTTAAAGGTCTTGAATTTGTAACTAAAGATGATGGTTCTTGGTATATTAATAAGGATTTTGGTGATGATAAATTTGAAGTTGTAGTAAAGCAATCATAATTTTACATCTCAGGTGTAACATTTAGTATAGGCGCTATTCTATTTATAATGTTCTTTACTATAGGCGCAGCAATTATTCCCCCGGTATGGTGCATCCCTTGAGGCTCATCAATAGCAATTAGCACTATGTACCTTGGGTCAAGCATAGTTAGCACTCCTATAAATGATGCTATGTTTGCATCTTTGCTATATTTACCATCTACAACTTTTTCCGCCGATCCAGTTTTTCCTCCTATTGAATATGCCTTTATTTTTGCTTTTCTGCCAGTGCCATCTGTTACTGCTGCACGTAATAATTTTCTCATTTCCCTGGAAGTTCTTCTTGAGATAATTTGCTCTCCTATACTTCTTTTATTCAATATCAAGGTTGCGTTATGAAATATCCCATTGTTGATTAATGCTGCTGCAGTTTGTGCAAGATGTATAGGAGTTACAGCTATGCCATAACCATAAGATGCTGTTATTAAAGTGGTTTCACTCCATTTATCCGGGATTATCGGTGTGGATTTTTCTGGTATTTCTATTTTCAAAGGAGAAAATAGCTTCATAGCTTTAAAGTATTCTACCTGTTTTTCAATACCTAGTTTGACTGCAATTTTTGCTGCACCAATGTTGGATGATTTTACAAATATATCTTGCACAGTAATTTTTGGAATTTTAGATTTATGAAAATCCTGAATTTTATACTTTCCGATGGTGATTGGTGTTGATACGTCATATAAATCGCTAGTTTTTGTAGCGTTCGCATCAAGCGCTGCGGCTATTGTAAAGTATTTTAATACCGACCCCATCTCATATACCCCAAGACTGGCGCGATTAAACTTTTGTACGTCTTCTGCCTTATTCTGTAAGTTGGGATTAAAATCAGGTAGGCTGACCATCGAGATAACTTCACTATTTCTCACATTTAAAACAATTCCTACTCCGCCAAGTGCCTGATATCTGCTTACAGCTTTAGTTAGCTCTTCATGCACTATGCTTTGCACTCGTGTATCTAAGGATAGTATTATGGGCTTTTCTTGCTCATTGTTTTTACTTATATACGCCTCAACTCCTGCAATACCATTGCCATCTATGTCAGTGTAACCAAGCACGTGTGAAAATAAATTACTGTGAGGATATATACGCTTTATGTCGTCATCAAAATTTACTCCTGGTACACCAGCGTTTTTGATCGCTAGTAATTCTTTTGGAGTCAAGTGCCGCTTTATCCAAGCAAATTTCTTTTCTGAAGTAAGTACTCTATATAAGTTCTTGTATTCGAGGTCATGCAAAGTAGAACACAGTTGTGCTGCTATACTTTCCGGATTCTTTACTTTGGTTGCATCTATATATAGTGATGTTGTGGGCACATTTGTTGCTATTACCACTCCATTTCTATCTAAAATATCAGGTTGTTTATGTACTATATTATCTTTTCTAAAATTTTCTGAAGTAGTAAGTTGATCAAATGTTAAAGAGAATATGCGAAAAATAATTATTATATAAAATATAAATAATGGTACTATAAAACACAGTGAGCGGAGCTTATTTTTAAGTAATGCTTGCATATTTACTTGATTTGACAAAAATGGAAATCATCTTAGCTGAACCACGAGGTTTTTGTGCCGGGGTAAAAAGAGCTGTGGACATATTAGCTATTACTTTAGAAAAATACAAAAACGAGCGCCAAGTTTATGTGCTACACGAAATTGTTCACAATAAATATATAGTAGAGGACTTTAAGAAACAAGGAGTGGTTTTTGTAAGCAGTATCGAGGAAATTGAAGATAATGAAGGAATACTGATCTTCAGCGCGCACGGAGTATCAAAAAATATAGAAGATGAGGCAAAAAGAAAGGGTATTCAAGTGATTGATGCAACATGTCCTTTAGTCAACAAAGTGCATAAAGAAGCAAAAAGGTATGAAAACAGTGGTAAAGAATTAATTCTCATTGGGCATGAAAACCATCCAGAAGTTAAGGGAATTAGGGGAAGAGTAAACAATCCTGTCACTTTAGTGCAAACTTTGCAGGATGTATATGATTTAAAGGTTAAAGATCCAGATAATTTGTCTTATGTTACACAAACTACGTTAAGCATCGACGATACCCGTGACATTATTGCTGCCTTGAAATTAAGGTTTCCAGGCATAACAGGTCCAGATTTAAAGGACATATGCTATGCAACGCAAAACAGACAAAATGCTGTTAAAAAGCTAGCTGAAATTGTAGACATGGTATTAGTTGTAGGAAGTAAAAATAGCTCAAATTCAAACCGCTTATTAGATCTGTGCACTGCCAGAGGAAAAAGAGCCTACTTGATTGATAATTACAGCTGTGTGAATAAAAGCTGGTTTCAGGGCGTAGAAAAGATAGGAA contains the following coding sequences:
- a CDS encoding peptidoglycan D,D-transpeptidase FtsI family protein, which codes for MQALLKNKLRSLCFIVPLFIFYIIIIFRIFSLTFDQLTTSENFRKDNIVHKQPDILDRNGVVIATNVPTTSLYIDATKVKNPESIAAQLCSTLHDLEYKNLYRVLTSEKKFAWIKRHLTPKELLAIKNAGVPGVNFDDDIKRIYPHSNLFSHVLGYTDIDGNGIAGVEAYISKNNEQEKPIILSLDTRVQSIVHEELTKAVSRYQALGGVGIVLNVRNSEVISMVSLPDFNPNLQNKAEDVQKFNRASLGVYEMGSVLKYFTIAAALDANATKTSDLYDVSTPITIGKYKIQDFHKSKIPKITVQDIFVKSSNIGAAKIAVKLGIEKQVEYFKAMKLFSPLKIEIPEKSTPIIPDKWSETTLITASYGYGIAVTPIHLAQTAAALINNGIFHNATLILNKRSIGEQIISRRTSREMRKLLRAAVTDGTGRKAKIKAYSIGGKTGSAEKVVDGKYSKDANIASFIGVLTMLDPRYIVLIAIDEPQGMHHTGGIIAAPIVKNIINRIAPILNVTPEM
- the ispH gene encoding 4-hydroxy-3-methylbut-2-enyl diphosphate reductase, with protein sequence MEIILAEPRGFCAGVKRAVDILAITLEKYKNERQVYVLHEIVHNKYIVEDFKKQGVVFVSSIEEIEDNEGILIFSAHGVSKNIEDEAKRKGIQVIDATCPLVNKVHKEAKRYENSGKELILIGHENHPEVKGIRGRVNNPVTLVQTLQDVYDLKVKDPDNLSYVTQTTLSIDDTRDIIAALKLRFPGITGPDLKDICYATQNRQNAVKKLAEIVDMVLVVGSKNSSNSNRLLDLCTARGKRAYLIDNYSCVNKSWFQGVEKIGITAGASAPDILVDELIDYLKVNLSVKISVMPGGITENVQFKIPNLV